In Sorghum bicolor cultivar BTx623 chromosome 8, Sorghum_bicolor_NCBIv3, whole genome shotgun sequence, one genomic interval encodes:
- the LOC8074853 gene encoding histone-lysine N-methyltransferase ATXR7 has protein sequence MVSGIGCSYPVTGRKRVKLLATELSDSEPLVCCVPICHDSLGDLLDRCSERHHVASGSGDPTENTGVFPAMQEYACSTVNNGVVYPQSAMGYSSGQIGAQGAYMQHQHFEGCMYMSGNGQMCGPYPPEQLYEGLSTGFLPQSLAVYAVFGGKTADPVQLIFLKQFLSQWNVGAMASTPNASTETAKVASHAKMVFPDSLSSEESCWMFEDSEGCRQGPHSLAELSYWHHNSYIQDLSMIYHVHGKFGPFTLVSLMGMWSGEHTERSEATDNDSASFNGLVGDIVDDVSHQLHAGIMKSARRVLIDEIFSSILPDLIVSKKTEKQLAAKLKNQVTKPDSVSNKKDSTVKVKVNTSCTVPKKGNSCYTAAVDCSAAIQFTAVHGKFAGILSAVQQTVYCESMKNVWDEILSKRVMDYCDVWLQRNCLLNLPSTSISVTPDDKIKAQDSDELSPKDLDATECDMDFPPGFGPCWKSPESSLSPSLLEVNGSAKTDGKSESGTTLFSGPLAVVQRMLANDLYISSKQSLFHYFEEVIAEEITNCLCFGLESSIDQEQIGTPIHAPESPVSAETSMHETLNPIEMTGGDELNIVEMAMSTRTTPIEMAVDEELNTVEATRTSLTEPTSAETSTAAEMATDKMPTSHVEEHLSMSYARIFEKMDICKTAELDEKFDEVPPGMETGLVPVPLMDKNIYQPSKSMNSIPLISRYITLALCRQKLHENVVREWTSLFSDTISKCLGSWYTRRNAVPKSADGSSKPKEKTYYRKRKFEKTCQAKSSKKPVEISMDEQLSKPLCQLVDRKIYVKNIQESNKALTSKKVSFVDKPSKKGAKPVANDAHDLNIQQDLTLLSSEVPKRARSSHPTKKHMVANRTPTVNDNVANNSMLTKHVKKKKGRDISSETSQKVKPMISCPESDGCARASINGWEWRNWARNATPSERARVRGYRVRTILSASNNNVWKNSQAKVSSARTNRVKLRNLLAAAEGAELLKITQMKARKKRLRFQRSKIHEWGLVALELIEAEDFVIEYVGQLIHRRVSDIRESQYEKSGIGSSYLFRLDDDFVVDATKRGGLARFINHSCEPNCYTKVITVDGQKKIFIYAKRRIYAGEEITYNYKFPLEEEKIPCHCGSRRCRGSMN, from the exons ATGGTGTCGGGCATCGGCTGCTCTTACCCTGTTACTGGAAGGAAGCGCGTAAAGTTGTTGGCAACCGAGTTGTCGGATAGTGAACCCCTTGTCTGTTGCGTGCCAATATGTCACGATTCACTGGGGGACTTGCTTGACCG GTGCTCTGAACGGCATCACGTGGCTTCTGGTAGTGGTGACCCAACAGAGAACACTGGTGTGTTTCCTGCAATGCAGGAATATGCCTGTTCCACTGTTAACAATGGTGTGGTTTATCCACAATCTGCGATGGGCTATTCATCTGGTCAAATTGGGGCACAGGGCGCATACATGCAACATCAACATTTTGAAGGTTGCATGTATATGAGCGGGAATGGGCAGATGTGCGGACCTTACCCACCTGAACAACTGTATGAGGGGCTGTCCACTGGTTTCTTGCCTCAAAGCCTCGCTGTCTATgctgtttttggtgggaaaacAGCCGATCCTGTGCAGTTGATCTTTCTGAAACAATTCCTTTCACAATGGAATGTCGGTGCCATGGCTTCCACACCAAATGCTTCGACGGAGACAGCGAAAGTGGCTTCCCATGCTAAAATGGTTTTTCCAGAT TCTCTTTCAAGCGAAGAATCATGCTGGATGTTTGAGGATTCAGAAGGTTGCCGACAAGGGCCACATTCTCTTGCTGAACTTTCCTATTGGCATCACAATAGCTATATCCAAGATCTTTCAATG ATTTACCATGTTCATGGCAAATTTGGCCCATTCACACTTGTATCACTAATGGGTATGTGGAGTGGGGAACACACAGAGCGTTCGGAAGCTACAGACAACGATTCTGCATCATTCAATGGCTTAGTGGGGGACATAGTTGATGATGTTAGCCAtcagctgcatgcagggattatgaAATCAGCTCGCAGGGTTTTAATTGATGAAATATTCAGCTCTATACTTCCAGATTTAATTGTTTCCAAGAAGACTGAGAAGCAACTGGCTGCAAAACTGAAGAACCAGGTTACTAAG ccTGACAGTGTGAGCAACAAGAAGGATTCCACAGTTAAGGTCAAAGTTAACACATCATGTACTGTTCCAAAAAAAGGCAACTCCTGTTATACAGCCGCAGTGGATTGTTCGGCGGCAATTCAATTTACAGCAGTGCATGGTAAATTTGCTGGTATACTATCAGCAGTTCAGCAAACAGTTTATTGTGAATCCATGAAGAATGTATGGGACGAAATACTGTCTAAACGTGTTATGGACTACTGTGATGTATGGTTACAGAGAAATTGTTTATTGAATCTGCCCTCTACAAGTATTTCCGTCACCCCTGATGATAAAATAAAAGCCCAAGACAGTGATGAATTGTCACCAAAG GATTTAGATGCTACTGAATGTGACATGGACTTTCCACCTGGATTTGGACCATGTTGGAAATCTCCTGAGAGCTCCCTCTCTCCATCCTTATTAGAAGTTAATGGAAGTGCTAAAACAGATGGGAAGTCTGAATCAGGCACCACTTTATTTTCTGGCCCCTTAGCAGTAGTCCAGAGGATGCTGGCAAATGACCTATATATCTCATCGAAGCAGTCTTTATTTCATTATTTTGAGGAGGTTATTGCAGAGGAGATAACAAATTGTTTATGCTTTGGACTCGAAAGCAGTATTGATCAG GAACAAATTGGTACCCCTATTCATGCACCAGAATCACCCGTGTCAGCCGAAACGTCTATGCACGAAACACTCAATCCTATTGAGATGACTGGAGGCGATGAACTGAATATTGTTGAAATGGCTATGTCTACAAGAACCACTCCAATTGAAATGGCTGTAGATGAAGAGCTGAATACTGTTGAAGCTACAAGAACCAGTCTAACTGAACCAACTTCAGCTGAAACATCAACTGCTGCTGAAATGGCAACAGATAAAATGCCTACTTCTCATG TGGAAGAGCACCTATCCATGTCGTATGCAAGGATATTTGAAAAGATGGATATATGTAAGACAGCGGAATTGGATGAGAAATTTGATGAAGTGCCTCCTGGAATGGAGACTGGCTTAGTCCCTGTACCACTTATGGACAAAAACATATATCAACCTTCAAAATCCATGAACTCTATTCCTTTGATTTCTAGATATATAACCTTGGCTCTCTGCCGGCAAAAACTACATGAGAATGTTGTGAGAGAGTGGACATCTCTCTTCTCTGATACGATTAGCAAGTGCTTGGGCTCATGGTACACCAGGAGAAATGCTGTACCTAAAAGTGCAGATGGATCATCAAAACCCAAAGAGAAAACATACTACAGGAAGAGGAAATTTGAGAAAACGTGTCAAGCAAAATCATCAAAAAAACCAGTGGAAATCTCAATGGATGAGCAGCTTTCAAAACCTCTCTGTCAGCTTGTTGACCGCAAGATTTATGTGAAAAATATCCAGGAATCAAACAAAGCTTTGACATCAAAGAAAGTTTCATTTGTGGACAAGCCCTCCAAAAAAGGAGCCAAACCTGTGGCTAATGATGCTCATGATTTGAATATCCAGCAAGATCTGACACTCCTTTCTAGTGAGGTGCCAAAAA GAGCCAGGTCATCTCATCCAACTAAGAAGCACATGGTTGCTAACAGGACACCTACGGTGAACGATAATGTGGCGAATAATAGTATGCTCACGAAACATGTCAAGAAAAAAAAGGGCAGGGACATTTCCAGTGAGACCAGTCAGAAGGTAAAACCAATGATCTCATGCCCAGAATCAGATGGTTGTGCTAGAGCTTCTATTAATGGATGGGAGTGGCGCAATTGGGCGCGGAATGCTACTCCATCAGAAAGGGCTCGTGTGAGAGGGTACCGTGTTCGGACTATTCTTTCTGCCTCAAATAATAATGTTtggaaaaattctcaagcaaaggtttcatctgcAAGAACCAATCGGGTTAAACTGCGAAATCTGTTAGCAGCCGCTGAAGGTGCTGAGCTGCTGAAAATTACCCAAATGAAG GCAAGGAAAAAGCGCTTGCGTTTTCAGAGGAGCAAGATCCATGAATGGGGTCTGGTCGCACTTGAGTTGATCGAAGCAGAAGACTTTGTTATAGAATATGTTGGTCAACTGATTCACCGGCGG GTGTCTGACATACGCGAGTCTCAATATGAGAAGAGTGGGATTGGAAGCAGTTACCTCTTCCGCTTGGATGATGATTTTGTG GTTGATGCCACTAAGCGTGGTGGGTTAGCAAGGTTCATAAATCATTCTTGTGAG CCAAATTGCTACACAAAGGTGATCACTGTCGATGGCCAGAAGAAGATTTTCATTTATGCAAAGAGGCGTATATATGCTGGTGAGGAAATTACATATAATTACAAGTTTCCATTGGAGGAAGAAAAGATACCGTGCCATTGTGGTTCTCGGAG GTGCCGTGGGTCAATGAACTAA
- the LOC8067178 gene encoding LOW QUALITY PROTEIN: probable WRKY transcription factor 54 (The sequence of the model RefSeq protein was modified relative to this genomic sequence to represent the inferred CDS: inserted 1 base in 1 codon) produces the protein MRELHDLILPLLDPCSRQEKLAQQLFQDISNSSSKVISFLKLGDNSKKQANLIKYRRKGGKNNEVDSHMLGEEAKEIGNRRRKNAQHTXDGYQWRKYGQKWISKAKHSRSYYRCANSKDQGCLATKTVQQKESDGSAGTVRLFDVDYYGQHICKTDDIIHPYVVETTHYTAPIANHNESSSGSTVVHNDVHEIQDESFGNLFMMPSIEEYWTDFTDTEMAGTLDEVTSLMIFEDIWS, from the exons ATGAGGGAGCTACATGACCTTATCCTACCATTACTTGATCCCTGTAGTAGGCAGGAGAAGCTTGCGCAGCAACTCTTTCAAGATATATCCAATTCCTCAAGTAAGGTTATCTCCTTTCTCAAACTTGGTGATAACAGTAAGAAACAGGCCAATCTtatcaaatatagaagaaaaggTGGTAAGAATAACGAAGTGGATAGTCACATGTTGGGTGAGGAAGCTAAAGAAATTGGAAATAGGAGAAG GAAGAATGCACAACACA TTGATGGATATCAATGGAGGAAGTATGGGCAGAAGTGGATCTCCAAAGCAAAGCATTCTAG GAGCTACTATAGATGTGCTAATAGTAAAGACCAAGGGTGTCTTGCAACTAAGACAGTTCAACAGAAGGAATCAGATGGAAGCGCTGGAACAGTGAGGTTGTTTGATGTTGACTATTACGGCCAGCACATTTGCAAGACGGATGACATAATACATCCATATGTTGTTGAGACAACACATTATACTGCACCAATTGCCAATCATAACGAAAGCAGTAGTGGGTCAACAGTTGTTCACAATGATGTTCATGAAATTCAGGATGAAAGCTTTGGAAACTTATTCATGATGCCAAGCATAGAAGAATATTGGACAGATTTCACAGATACTGAAATGGCAGGGACACTAGATGAGGTTACCTCTTTGATGATCTTTGAAGATATATGGTCGTAA
- the LOC8074852 gene encoding uncharacterized protein LOC8074852: MFGRGSPRLNLFQVAAAQRNPSPKTSRVQKKKPSPKAVPDRPRAHWNAGLEKGLVELLHDHNNDHYRGQNGWSPDAWNRIVKLFYEKFPYVNFTKTQIQDKERELKREYRLLKEARKQSGASWDDKLCMIVADQAVWNNIITSHRNAKKFQNKSFPLFEALGELYDGQIAEGTLNFTSIAPSQVNVTQPFQVPITQPSQVAPTQTYQATVTQPYQAPITQPFQVPVTQPSQATVTQHNMGEEDESLHFDSFAHDVETDDEDLRILEQPVARDATARSRMGKRGASTRNKDNATSDKTKKAAQRRRQDGQVVEMMGRFIEMKEKQAEDEMAKKEKARTNASEEFSIPMCISIVDSMEELSDDEKVLAYGVFKDAQNRYIFMSAKPSTRLKWLRREVMQG, from the exons ATGTTTGGAAGAGGGTCCCCAAGGCTCAATTTGTTCCAAGTTGCAGCTGCCCAAAGAAATCCGTCTCCAAAGACTTCACGAGTTCAAAAGAAAAAGCCATCACCAAAAG CTGTACCTGATCGTCCAAGAGCTCATTGGAATGCGGGACTTGAAAAGGGTTTGGTAGAACTATTACATGATCACAATAATGACCATTATAGGGGCCAGAATGGGTGGTCCCCAGATGCATGGAATAGGATTGTCAAATTGTTCTATGAGAAGTTCCCCTATGTCAACTTTACAAAGACTCAAATCCAAGACAAAGAGAGGGAGCTAAAGAGGGAATACAGACTTCTGAAAGAAGCAAGGAAGCAAAGTGGTGCGTCATGGGATGATAAGCTATGCATGATTGTAGCAGATCAAGCTGTTTGGAACAACATCATTACT TCTCATCGCAATGCCAAGAAGTTCCAAAATAAATCTTTCCCATTGTTTGAGGCTTTAGGGGAGCTATATGACG GACAAATTGCTGAGGGAACCCTAAACTTCACGTCCATTGCTCCTTCCCAAGTTAATGTCACACAGCCCTTCCAAGTTCCTATCACACAGCCTTCCCAAGTTGCTCCCACACAGACTTATCAAGCTACTGTCACACAGCCTTATCAAGCTCCTATTACTCAGCCTTTCCAAGTTCCTGTCACACAGCCATCTCAAGCTACTGTCACCCAACATAATATGGGAGAAGAAGATGAGAGTCTCCATTTTGACTCTTTTGCACATGATGTTGAAACTGATGATGAAGACTTGAGGATATTGGAACAACCAGTTGCACGTGATGCCACTGCAAGGTCAAGAATGGGAAAAAGAGGTGCAAGTACAAGAAACAAGGACAATGCTACAAGTGACAAGACAAAAAAGGCAGCACAAAGGCGTCGACAAGATGGGCAGGTGGTTGAAATGATGGGGAGGTTTATAGAGATGAAAGAAAAGCAAGCTGAAGATGAGATGGCCAAAAAGGAAAAGGCAAGAACTAATGCAAGTGAAGAGTTCTCAATCCCAATGTGCATTTCTATTGTGGACAGCATGGAGGAGCTCTCAGATGATGAAAAAGTTTTGGCCTATGGTGTTTTCAAGGATGCACAAAACAGATATATTTTCATGTCTGCAAAACCTTCTACACGTCTCAAGTGGTTAAGGAGGGAG GTGATGCAGGGGTAA
- the LOC8074851 gene encoding probable WRKY transcription factor 54, with translation MALQVVGREEELLAQLRALLFLPSPAAAATPAAPAAVKVESAGGGSLMGSGGGGRRRRRLQGSKRDRDDDSKAKDEQNQEERAAATEPRHYSPPPCKRRKKKQQSKSKSLVTSVPDFDGYQWRKYGQKQIEGAMYPRSYYRCTRSAEQGCAAKRTVQRNDDDGGGAAAAPEYTVVYVSEHTCTANDSLEAPVILETTTTVVAPSNSAATANTTTYTDSIVVPTMSDHGSCSTITITTGTESPAISGDDITCWSSTSGGASSSDYNYADDDYYYDCGGLFGAAVHGGGWATGPADASSSSSLLEMEDMNGPIRSPVHVPAVGWTIIDPLLLQLVNEPAVCHF, from the exons CTACTGTTCTTGCCTTCCCCGGCGGCTGCGGCGACACCAGCAGCTCCGGCGGCCGTTAAGGTGGAGTCCGCCGGCGGCGGATCGCTCATGGGCAGTGGCGGCGGTGGACGACGGCGGCGCAGACTGCAGGGGAGCAAGAGAGACCGGGACGACGACAGTAAAGCGAAGGACGAACAGAATCAGGAGGAGAGAGCAGCAGCTACAGAACCTCGCCATTATTCTCCTCCTCCCTGCAAAAGAAG GAAGAAGAAGCAGCAGAGCAAGAGCAAGTCTCTTGTGACATCAGTGCCCGATTTCGATGGGTACCAATGGAGGAAGTACGGGCAGAAGCAGATCGAAGGTGCCATGTACCCAAG AAGTTACTACAGGTGTACACGGAGCGCCGAGCAAGGCTGCGCGGCCAAACGGACGGTGCAGCgcaacgacgacgacggtggcggcgccgccgccgccccggaGTACACGGTGGTGTACGTGTCGGAGCACACCTGCACGGCCAACGACTCGCTGGAGGCGCCGGTCATCCTCGAGACCACCACCACCGTCGTCGCCCCTTCTAATTCTGCTGCTACTGCTAACACCACAACCTACACCGACAGCATCGTCGTTCCAACTATGTCAGATCATGGCTCTTGTtccaccatcaccatcaccacGGGGACTGAATCTCCGGCGATCTCCGGCGACGACATCACCTGCTGGAGCAGCACCAGCGGCGGCGCTAGCAGCAGCGATTATAATTACGCCGACGATGACTACTACTACGACTGCGGCGGGTTGTTCGGTGCCGCTGTCCATGGTGGTGGCTGGGCCACCGGACCGGCGGatgcatcgtcgtcgtcgtcgttgttgGAGATGGAGGACATGAACGGACCGATCCGGTCGCCGGTGCACGTTCCCGCGGTTGGTTGGACCATTATTGACCCGCTCTTGCTGCAGCTCGTTAATGAGCCTGCTGTCTGCCATTTCTAA
- the LOC8074854 gene encoding E3 ubiquitin-protein ligase EL5 produces the protein MMPHEPAGRSTQESVRAKPREPPAAMSDTSSSPPPEQVLLLPTDRSSSSSSSDDSHDGDDDSDLVIAIATHRQTYGEEEEAGQRRRAGRGRSPIMAMPPAPALFAPWVVVRGGGVTPAPAASIEALPTVEVSEPGAVCAICKDDLPLAAAARRLPCGHLYHSSCIVPWLEVHNSCPICRCRLPSENTGPAAGEVPPAPASEQDPPPAAAGTDLQVPAQAVSGEGEETIIVPSV, from the coding sequence ATGATGCCACacgagccggccggccggagcacCCAAGAAAGTGTGAGAGCGAAACCGAGAGAGCCGCCGGCAGCCATGTCCGACACGTCGTCGTCGCCTCCGCCGGAGCAGGTGTTGCTGCTGCCGACTGAccggtcctcgtcctcgtcgtcctcgGACGACAGCcacgacggcgacgacgacagTGACCTCGTCATCGCAATCGCAACCCACCGCCAAACCTAcggcgaggaggaagaagcaggGCAGCGTCGTCGTGCCGGTCGTGGTCGCAGTCCCATCATGGCCATGCCACCGGCCCCCGCGTTGTTCGCGCCCTGGGTCGTCGTCAGAGGCGGCGGCGtgacgccggcgccggcggcgtccATCGAGGCTCTGCCCACGGTGGAGGTGTCGGAGCCCGGCGCCGTCTGCGCCATCTGCAAGGACGACCTCCCGCTCGCGGCCGCCGCGCGGAGGCTCCCCTGCGGCCACCTCTACCACTCCTCCTGCATCGTGCCGTGGCTCGAGGTGCACAACTCCTGCCCCATCTGCCGCTGCCGCCTCCCCTCCGAGAACACCGGGCCTGCAGCAGGGGAGGTGCCGCCGGCACCGGCGTCGGAGCAGGACCCGCCGCCCGCCGCTGCTGGCACTGATCTGCAGGTCCCCGCGCAGGCTGTTAGTGGGGAAGGAGAAGAGACGATTATTGTGCCGTCCGTCTGA